Proteins from one Caulobacter sp. 73W genomic window:
- a CDS encoding family 16 glycosylhydrolase — protein MRRHLILGCAAMAAALSWSSLASAQPRPSPAVAAAAGAPLRLTFDEGFERRPSPERWATAYKNAGPDPKSLSDRSLYGNRERQVYFDKAFLGLGVDPFSVRGGVLTITARPLDEKARRAVARALDGRSEKLRRSALKDVRYSSGVLTTKGRFEQRHGYFEMRARWTGGKGLWPAFWLLPANGAWPPEIDVVEVLGHDMRTIYQSAHSKAGGKHVGRTQKARLEGEDASSFHTYGVLWTPGELRFFIDGVQTNQTPAPADAAGPMYMIVNLAVGGKWPGDPDVRTRFPARMEIDHVRAWAWGEPTDQGWTGALRSRRVNLPATEPARPSTSAKAARPPGKARTADHAAP, from the coding sequence ATGCGCAGACACCTGATCCTAGGCTGCGCCGCCATGGCGGCGGCATTGAGCTGGTCCTCCCTGGCGTCGGCGCAACCCAGGCCGTCTCCCGCGGTGGCCGCGGCGGCGGGGGCGCCGTTGCGGCTGACCTTCGACGAGGGGTTTGAACGCCGCCCCTCGCCCGAGCGCTGGGCCACCGCCTACAAGAACGCCGGGCCCGATCCCAAGAGCCTGTCCGACCGCAGCCTGTATGGAAACCGCGAGCGGCAAGTCTATTTCGACAAGGCCTTCCTGGGTCTGGGCGTCGATCCGTTCTCGGTGCGCGGCGGCGTGCTGACCATCACCGCCAGGCCGCTGGACGAGAAGGCGCGTCGGGCGGTGGCGCGCGCGCTGGACGGCCGCTCGGAGAAGCTGCGGCGCAGCGCCCTGAAGGACGTCCGCTACAGCTCGGGCGTGCTGACCACCAAGGGCCGGTTCGAGCAGCGGCACGGCTATTTCGAGATGCGGGCCCGCTGGACCGGCGGCAAGGGCCTTTGGCCCGCCTTCTGGCTGCTGCCCGCCAACGGCGCCTGGCCGCCGGAGATCGACGTGGTCGAGGTGCTCGGCCACGACATGCGGACCATCTACCAGTCGGCCCACTCCAAGGCCGGCGGCAAGCATGTGGGCCGCACCCAGAAGGCGCGGCTGGAGGGTGAGGACGCCTCCAGCTTCCACACCTACGGCGTGCTGTGGACCCCGGGGGAGCTGCGCTTCTTCATCGACGGGGTGCAGACCAACCAGACCCCCGCGCCGGCCGACGCCGCCGGCCCGATGTACATGATCGTCAACCTGGCGGTCGGCGGCAAATGGCCGGGCGATCCGGACGTGCGCACGCGCTTCCCGGCCCGCATGGAGATCGACCATGTGCGGGCCTGGGCCTGGGGTGAGCCGACCGATCAGGGCTGGACCGGCGCCTTGCGCAGCCGACGGGTGAACTTGCCCGCCACCGAACCCGCCAGACCGAGCACATCGGCGAAGGCGGCGCGGCCGCCGGGGAAGGCCAGGACTGCGGACCACGCCGCGCCGTAG